In Nicotiana tabacum cultivar K326 chromosome 19, ASM71507v2, whole genome shotgun sequence, one DNA window encodes the following:
- the LOC107761635 gene encoding phytochromobilin:ferredoxin oxidoreductase, chloroplastic, translating to MECLLPTPFSFSSSFSSPSWFSPFLVLKNSSKLGFNRKLCSFNRNGSRSTSMSHEMESSVFSYKKLIHFALEETNSHTQFVPSPLQEKYSSLLAMDDETELQMLSFEAPKIRLLRSLCIEGSDGMQVLDFAAFPKPEFDLPIFCANFFTAAKMNIIVLDLNPLHDVMDQEDYKEKYYKGLIPLGLKYSELLPWGGKLTSESLKFFSPIVIWTRFSSSPYNHSVLFSAFKDYYKAWLELMDRSEEETDASQVDRNREAQHRYLTWRAEKDPGHGVLKRLVGEALAKDVISEFLFNGVNKLGSKTFLDYFPEYRCEDGRVNEKRSMIGKSFESRPWNARGEFIGNRVS from the exons ATGGAGTGTCTACTCCCAacccctttttcattttcttcttctttttcctcacCAAGCTGGTTTTCTCCATTTCTAGTACTAAAAAATAGTAGTAAACTTGGTTTCAACAGAAAATTATGTAGCTTTAACAGAAATGGAAGTAGGTCCACGAGTATGAGTCATGAAATGGAAAGCTCTGTTTTTTCTTACAAGAAGTTGATTCACTTTGCTTTAGAAGAAACCAACTCACATACCCAATTTGTCCCTTCTCCATTACAG GAGAAATACAGCTCTTTGTTGGCCATGGATGACGAAACGGAGCTACAGATGCTGTCTTTTGAAGCCCCTAAAATTCGACTTCTTCGCAGTTTGTGTATTGAAGGGAGCGACGGCATGCAG GTATTGGATTTTGCTGCATTCCCAAAACCGGAATTTGATCTGCCTATCTTCTGTGCGAACTTTTTCACTGCTGCTAAGATGAACATAATTGTACT GGACCTTAACCCATTGCATGATGTCATGGATCAAGAAGATTACAAAGAGAAGTACTATAAAGGCTTGATTCCTTTAGGCCTCAAGTATTCTGAG CTTTTACCCTGGGGAGGGAAGCTCACCAGCGAGTCTCTGAAATTCTTTTCCCCAATAGTCATATGGACGAGATTCTCATCTAGCCCATACAACCATTCAGTTCTGTTTTCTGCATTCAAGGATTATTACAAG GCATGGCTTGAGCTAATGGACAGATCAGAAGAGGAAACTGATGCTTCTCAAGTTGATCGCAATCGCGAAGCTCAGCATAGATACTTGACATGGAGAGCAGAAAAA GATCCAGGTCATGGAGTTTTGAAAAGACTGGTAGGGGAAGCTCTTGCCAAG GATGTGATTAGTGAATTCCTATTCAATGGTGTTAACAAGCTTGGTAGCAAAACATTTCTTGATTACTTTCCAGAGTACAGATGTGAAGATGGTAGAGTAAACGAAAAGCGCAGCATGATTGGAAAATCATTTGAAAGTCGACCTTGGAATGCAAGAGGAGAATTCATAGGTAATAGGGTTAGCTAG